The following DNA comes from Candidatus Methylacidiphilum fumarolicum.
ACAGCGTAAGGGAGCAAATTCAGGAAAAAGTTTTCCAAGTAGTCCAATCTCGTGCATCTGTCGACAGACTTCTCCAACCTGGCCTTTCCTAGAAAATATGAGCCGAATTAAATCCCGAACATCTCGACGACGCAAAAAATTGGCATTAATTAAATGCAACCTATTTTTAATCTGGATTTTTAAGGTTGGCCCTATTTTTAGTCCCCACCGTTGGATAAAAGAAAAGGCTTTGAGGATAAGGAGGGGATTTTCAGTCAATTTTTCAGGATTAACAACTTCCAGGCTATGGTTTTCTATAGAAAAAGAGCCGAAGGGCTTGCTTGTTCTCCCTTTAGAAAGAAAGCCTTTTTTTTGAGCCGCAATTGCCTGAGCTGTCGTATTGGCAATAAGATAAATTTGAAGCGCATGATCATAAAAGTGGCGCATGAACTCTTCTACCCGTGCCAAAATATCTTTTTGCGGATATCCCAAAGCGGTGGCAATTTTCCCCTGGCTTCCTAAAGTCAAGAGATCAAATTTTCTTTTTTCCAGAAAATGGAGTTTTTCTCGAACCCGAAGCAAAAAATCATAGGCATTTTCTAATTTTTCCAAATCTTTTACCTCCATCCACTTTTCGCTAACAATCTGTTCTCTTTGGGTTATCTTTTCTTTGACTCTAGCGATCCAAAAAAGACTCTGATAATCTCTTAGGCCACCACAGCCCCATTTGATGTTAGGCTCCTGAACCAATACCGTTGCTCCATATTTCCTATGCTGTTCTTTGAGATCTTCTAAACGCCATTCGATGAACTCCTTTTCTTTCCCATGGATACAGGAAGGCTCAAATATCCTTTGAAATCTTTCCCACAGCTGTTTTGAACCGCAAATCAAATCGGCATCAAGAAGGGCCGTCTTCGTTTGCAAATCCCTATTTGCCCAAGCAATAATTTCTTCCAGTTGATGCGTCGAATGTCCTACATCCAATCCTATATCCCACAAAAAATAAAGAATCTTGTGGATTAATTCGTAAATAACATCCTCTGCCCCTTTTTGAGGATCATACAAGAAGAGCAAATCGATGTCACTAGCTGGAGAAAGCTCTTTTCTTCCAAATCCACCCACCGCCACGAGCGCAACGGAAGGCTCTTCAAAGGCCATAGGGGAAAAGAGTTGTTCTAAAGCCATTTCCCACATATGGGTCAATATGACCATGAAGAGTTCCGCCCGCCTCCTTGCAATAGATTTGCCGCTAGCTCCTAAAGCACCCTCCATTCGCACATGATGCAATTCTTTTTTAAGAAAATTTTTGTAAAACAAAACAAGGTCTTTCGGCTTTTTCTTGCTTTGGATTAGTTCTTTTTCTATTTCCTTCAATGACTTATCGAATGAACTCATCTTACTTTTGCAACTCTTAACTTTTCCATTATCATAACTCAACGACATAATCTTTACAAAGACTGCTCACAGAAAGAAATTAACAGTATGATTCAACTCGGACTCAACATCGATCATGTGGCAACACTAAGGCAGGCAAGGTATAAACAGAACCCTTTTTCTTTTAATGCCGAGCCATCACCCCTAGAAGCAGCAAAAATAGCCCAAAATGTAGGAGCCCACTCTATTACTGCTCATCTTCGGGAGGATCGGCGGCATATTCAGCTAGAAGATATGCAACTCATTCGTTCTGCGGTAAAACATTTGAATATGGAAATGGCTCCTATCTCCGAAATGGTCAAAATAGCCTTGGAGATTAAACCAGATGAGGTTTGCTTGGTTCCAGAAAAAAGAGAAGAAGTTACAACCGAAGGCGGCCTGGATGTGGTTAGTCATCTCCCATCAATCAGGAAGGTGGTATCAGAACTTTCTCAAGCCAACATCATCGTAAGCCTTTTTATAGATCCCGATCCCGATCAGATAAAAGCCGCCAAGCAAACAGGTGCCCATTGTATTGAACTGCATACGGGTCAATATGCCATGGCTACTGATTTAGAAATCATCGAAAAAGAAATTGAAAAACATAAGCAATGCGCTTTGCTTGCCCACGAATTGCACCTACAGGTTAATGCGGGCCATGGGCTAAACTATAAAAATGTTAGTCCTTATATTCGTTCTGTTCCTTTCCTTCATACGCTCAACATTGGCCATGCGATTATTTCGGCAGCCATTTTTTTGGGTCTTGAAAATGCTCTAAAGAAAATGCTTAGCTTGATTGAACAAGCCGTTTAATCATGGATATCATAGCTGTTGGCATCGATTTAGTGGAGAACAGTCGGATTGAATCGGTTTTAAACCGTTTTGGGGACCGATTTTTAAAAAAGATTTATAGAGAGACCGAACTGGCCTATTGCTTTTCAATGACTAATCCCATTCCCCATCTTTCAGCTCGATTTGCAGCAAAAGAGGCCGTGATCAAAGCCCTAGGAAGTCCTATTGCTTATTGGAAAGATATTGAAGTGTTTTCTAAGAAAAATCGAGCCCCCCAACTTTTCTTTCATGGGGAAGTTCTTAAACTCTCTTCTTCAAGAGGCGTCAGCTCAACCTACATCAGCCTTTCGCATTGCCGTTCGACCAGTGCTGCCGTTGTCATTCTTACTGGTTGATCGCTATGGAGGTATTACCCCCATATTTATAGGGGTAAGACCTTGAACCTTAGTTCATTCTTTATAGAAGATTGCTTTGATCATTCCTTCCTTAAACTCATACTGAGCTTTTGCCGCAGCAACCTTTGCTTGCCAGCTTTTATCCATTGCCTCAATATAAGCTTCGGCTCCTTTTTCTAGCTCTGCTCCCCATTTGGCCCTTATTTTTTCTTTGAGGATTTCCTTAAAAACCTCATCCCAAGCCTCACAGCTTGTCTCTTTAAATCCGCTTAGAAGACCCTCAATCAGATCTTCATGTTTTTCGCAGCAACATTTCGTTTCTTTTTGACAATCTTCGCTCTGTTCCATAGCATATTCCTCCTTTTTTCCGTTTTCGAATCGTTCCATGGACAAAAGATCCCCATGAATCGATACTTCTTACAAAACAGAGAATAGCCGTTTGCCCCTACATAAACAAGGAGTTTTGAAAAAATATAATGAGAAAGGTTTAAGACAGAGCCTTGGATCAAACTTTAGGACTTATTTTTTTACTAACCTCTTTGGCGAAGGATAGACGCAGGGACAACAGCCCATGACTTGACAGAAGACCTTACTGAAATAACTCAGGCTTGAATAACCAACAGCGAAAGCAGCTTCCGTAACGTTATAATCACCTCTTTTCAATAGCTCAGCTGCTTTTTCTATGCGCAGATTTCTAACATACACAGGAATAGACATTCCTGTTTCCTTAGAAAAAAGTCGACTTAAGTACGAAGGACTTACTCCCAGATACCGTGCTAATTCAGAAAGCCGAATAGCGCTTGTGAAGTGTTCTTTAAGATATTCTTTTGCCTTACTGACAATCAGCTTGTGAGCTGGAGAAAGCGGACAGATTTTTTCTTCCGCCTGCATGGGCTCAAAGAGGACTTCTGCCGCTGCCTCCAAGGAAAGAGCATGAGCATAAAGAGAGAGAGCCGGTTGAGAAAGAGTCCCAGACAAAAGAATTTCCAAACGTGATTCCAAAGAAAAGGAAATTTCATGAGGATTGCCGATTAACGGTTCTTCTCTTTTTCCCTCTAGCCAGGCTTTGACAGGTGGCAAAAGCCATTCTTCCAATCC
Coding sequences within:
- the glnD gene encoding [protein-PII] uridylyltransferase, which produces MSSFDKSLKEIEKELIQSKKKPKDLVLFYKNFLKKELHHVRMEGALGASGKSIARRRAELFMVILTHMWEMALEQLFSPMAFEEPSVALVAVGGFGRKELSPASDIDLLFLYDPQKGAEDVIYELIHKILYFLWDIGLDVGHSTHQLEEIIAWANRDLQTKTALLDADLICGSKQLWERFQRIFEPSCIHGKEKEFIEWRLEDLKEQHRKYGATVLVQEPNIKWGCGGLRDYQSLFWIARVKEKITQREQIVSEKWMEVKDLEKLENAYDFLLRVREKLHFLEKRKFDLLTLGSQGKIATALGYPQKDILARVEEFMRHFYDHALQIYLIANTTAQAIAAQKKGFLSKGRTSKPFGSFSIENHSLEVVNPEKLTENPLLILKAFSFIQRWGLKIGPTLKIQIKNRLHLINANFLRRRDVRDLIRLIFSRKGQVGEVCRQMHEIGLLGKLFPEFAPLRCLVQHEFFHRYTADEHTLKAIEVIDALLGAKEAPYKNFASLFHQLQNPFILYLAILLHDTGRAANRRKHHEELSAVNAMNAAKRLRLSAEELSDLVFLVDQHLLMGQIAVRRNLEDEETILDFARRVGSQQRLDMLLLLTFADQEGTGESKNWTSWKNLLLWELYHQTSRALANREEFIFERRKSIEQIKEKTKARLSSRIDEEEVEAHFNNLPLRYFQTFSEEAISIHIELIHRFFMNQIDSSSNVLAPVVKWIDKPELDHSEVIIVTWDRLGVFSRICGSFSVLGLSILTADIHTRNDGIVLDVFKVCTSNKEFASKEQYKNAFCKILEKAFISESFDITEQLAKNKTIIKEDYEGEFPTSITFDQDSSKKYTILDIQTPDKPALLYRISNALLELGIEIVSARIATEKGAALDTFYVLNKNGEKIIKDEEIKEILRNIRKAAGI
- a CDS encoding pyridoxine 5'-phosphate synthase — encoded protein: MIQLGLNIDHVATLRQARYKQNPFSFNAEPSPLEAAKIAQNVGAHSITAHLREDRRHIQLEDMQLIRSAVKHLNMEMAPISEMVKIALEIKPDEVCLVPEKREEVTTEGGLDVVSHLPSIRKVVSELSQANIIVSLFIDPDPDQIKAAKQTGAHCIELHTGQYAMATDLEIIEKEIEKHKQCALLAHELHLQVNAGHGLNYKNVSPYIRSVPFLHTLNIGHAIISAAIFLGLENALKKMLSLIEQAV
- the acpS gene encoding holo-ACP synthase: MDIIAVGIDLVENSRIESVLNRFGDRFLKKIYRETELAYCFSMTNPIPHLSARFAAKEAVIKALGSPIAYWKDIEVFSKKNRAPQLFFHGEVLKLSSSRGVSSTYISLSHCRSTSAAVVILTG
- a CDS encoding helix-turn-helix transcriptional regulator, which codes for MNLAKVERGAWKDISGRWRQIAGNFYAQGWSLEIVESRIDGSFDWSRSFHRNSLEICINKLGSGIVYSEKAQVEFRPGTVGFYALTEKDLRAERIGGEYAQFVTVEWSRSALAQELKGLEEWLLPPVKAWLEGKREEPLIGNPHEISFSLESRLEILLSGTLSQPALSLYAHALSLEAAAEVLFEPMQAEEKICPLSPAHKLIVSKAKEYLKEHFTSAIRLSELARYLGVSPSYLSRLFSKETGMSIPVYVRNLRIEKAAELLKRGDYNVTEAAFAVGYSSLSYFSKVFCQVMGCCPCVYPSPKRLVKK